Part of the Cohnella candidum genome, GGATCGGGCTCCGGTTCCGTTCCCGAGCACGCCCAAACTGCTGGTGGCAGCCGTTTTGCTTGGTCTGATCGCCTTCGCCGTCCGTCTCGCGTATCCGACGGGCACGGGGCCGCTCGAGCTTCAGCTGGGCTATTTTCCGTCTTATATCCTGTTGTTCATCGTGGGGATCGTCGCCTATCGAAACGGGTGGCTGTTCAACGTCCCGCCCCGCTTGCGCACCGTCTGGAAATGGATCGGCGTCGGCGCCATCCCCGTACTGCCCGTCGGGTTAATCGCCATGGGGGCGTTGGATACGGGAATATCCGTAGACGGCGGCGCGAATCCGCAAGCATTCTTGTACGCGATGTGGGAGCCGTTCGTGTGCATCGGCCTTGTCATCACGCTGATTACCTGGTTTCAGCGCAGATTCGCCGACGCGGGTCCTTTTCGAAAATGGCTTTCCGCCCACGCCTATACGGTGTTTCTGATCCACCCTCCCATCGTCGTCGGATGGACGATCGCGTTCCACGGCGTCGCGCTTCCTCCGATGGTCAAATGGGTGATCGTCTCGGTGCTGGCCGTCGCCGTTTGCTTCGGAGCCGCCGGGCTCATCCGGATGATTCCGGGCGCCAGGAAAATGTTATAAAAGTCCAAGGGAGGTTGTGAGGATGAACGACCGACATCATTTAACCCTGCATACGGACAAATACCAGATCAACATGATGTACGCCCACTGGGTTCAGGGCACGTTGAACCAGCGGGCCGTTTTCGAGGCCTATTTCCGCAAGCTTCCTTTCGGCAACGGGTATGCCGTATTCGCCGGCTTGGAGCGGATCGTCCGCTACATGCAGGAGCTTCGCTTCGAGGAAGAGGAAATCGCGTATTTGCGGACGCAAGAGGAGAATTACCGCGAGGAATTCCTTGAGGAGCTTCGGAACTTCCGCTTCACCGGCCAACTCGACATGGTGCCGGAGGGGACGATCGTTTTTCCGAACGAGCCGCTGATCCGGGTCGAAGCCCGCGTGTTCGAAGCGCAATTGATCGAGACGGCGATGCTGAACTTCATGAACTATCAGACGCTGATCGCCACCAAGGCGTCCCGGATCAAACGGGCGGCGCCGAACGATCTGCTGCTGGAATTCGGCACGAGGCGGGCGCAGGAAGCGGATGCCGCGTTGTGGGGAGCCAGAGCCGCCTATATCGCCGGCTTTCACGCCACTTCCAACCTGCGGGCCGGCATGCTGTTCGGCATCCCGGTCCAGGGGACGCATTCGCACGCCTGGGTGCAGGGCCATGACGACGAGGAAGACGCGTTCCGGCAATACGCCGAGGCGCTGCCGGATCAGGTGACGCTGCTGGTCGACACCTACGATACGCTCAGAAGCGGCGTTCCGAACGCGATCCGGGTCGCGAAGCTGCTCGAGGCTCAGGGCAAACGCATGATGGCCATCCGGATCGACAGCGGCGACCTGGCGTATTTGTCCCAGCGTTCCCGCGAGATGCTGGCCGAGGCGGGACTGCCTTACGTGCGGATCGTCGCTTCAGGCGATCTGGACGAGAACATCATTTTCGACCTGAAAGCCCAAAACGCGAAAGTCGACGTCTGGGGAGTCGGCACGCAGCTCATCACGGCGGCGGACCAACCGGCGCTCGGCGGCGTCTACAAGCTCGTCGCCCGGGAGAAGGACGGCCGCGAAGAGCCGGTCATCAAGCTGTCCGGCAATCCGGAGAAGGTCACGAACCCGGGGCGCAAGGAGCTGTACCGGCTCGTGAACCGGAAGACCGGCAAAGCGGAAGCGGGCTACTTGGCGATGACGGACGAGGACGATGTCCGGAACGGGGAGACGATCCGCGTGTTCGATCCGGTTCATCCGTACCTGTCCAAGCATCTGGACGATTACGAAGCCGTTCCGCTGCTGACGCCGATTTTCGCGGACGGCAAGCAGGTATATGAGCTGCCCTCTCTGGAGGAGATCCGCGCGTATCACGAGCGGCAGCTCGAGCTGTTCTGGCCGCAATACATGCGCAAGCTGAATCCGGAAGTGTTCCGCGTGTCGCTCAGCGAGAAGCTGTGGCAGCTGAAAGCGGATCTGATGAAGCAGCACCAGCAATTCGGCAAATAGCGGCTTCGGCCGCTATTTCGCGTGCAGGAGGGGTGCACGGGGAGTCTCTGCCGTAACCGGGTTTTTCCTTCTCCAACGTTATTTATTAGCGTTACAGAGACGAAGGATCGAACTTGTTCCGCTCCAGCGTTAATTTTTAACGTTGGAGTAGGATTTGTAGAAGTTTGAAGTGTTGCAACGCTACTTTTTAGCGCTGCAGCAAGAGAGGACGGGGTTTGCGGCGCTCCAGCGTTACTTTTTAACGTTAGCTATTCATGCGTACCTGTTCTGAAAGCCATCGTGATCAGGAGGGAAACGGAATGAGACTGGGAGGACAAGTGTATCCGGAACGGCAGGATCCGGAAAGCTGGGTGGACGCCGTTCGCAAAGCGGGATTCCGCGCGGCGGTGTGTCCCGTGAACCACGAAGCGGACGGAGCGCTCATCCGCGCTTACCGGGACGCGGCGGCCGCGAACGATATCTTCATCGCCGAGGTAGGCGCGTGGAGCAATCCGATCAGCGCGGATCCGGAAGTGCGGCGTCAGGCCATGGAGTATTGCGCGAAGCAGCTCGCCTTGGCGGAGGAGATTGGGGCCGGGTGCTGCGTCAATATCGCGGGGTCGCGAGGCGAACAGTGGGACGGGCCGCACCCGGACAATTTTTCGGACGAGACCTTCGATCTCATCGTGGAGACGGTGCGCGGCATCATCGACCAAGTGAACCCGTCCCGGACGTTCTTCACGCTGGAGACGATGCCTTGGACGTACCCCGATTCTGCGGACACCTATTTGGCGCTGCTCAGGGCCATCGACCGTCCGGCGTTCGCCGTCCATCTGGACCCGGTCAACATGATCTCCAGCCCCCGCACGTATTATCGGAACGGCGAGATGATCCGTGATTTCATTGCCAAGCTCGGGCCCTATATCAAGAACTGCCATGCGAAGGACATCAAGCTGGCCGGCAAACTGACCGTTCACTTGGACGAGGTGCTGCCCGGGACGGGCGCGCTCGATTACCGGACGTTTCTGACGGAGCTGGGCAAGCTGGGACCCGATACGCCGCTGATCATCGAACATCTCGCCACGGAGCAAGACTATGCCGCCGCAGCGGCTTTCATCCGCGGTACCGCATCCGAGCTGGGAATCTCCCTGTAAGACGGGATTGACAAGTTTTGGGGCGTTTCCGATAATGATTTAGCTTGCTTCGTATCTCCTTAATCGAAAGAAGGCGCACTTCCCATGACCCATACCAATGTCAAAATGGTTACCGCCGGCCTGCTCGCCGCGCTGTTCATCGGCGCGCTCGACGTTACCGTCGTGGCGACGGCCATGCCCAAAATTACCGAAGAGCTTCAGGGAATGAGCCTGATGAGCTGGGTATTCTCGATTTATACGCTGACGACGTGCGTCACCACGCCGATTTTCGGCAAACTGACCGACCTGTTCGGGCGCAAAATGGTGTTCGTCATCGGCATCGTCTTTTTCGTGCTCGGTTCGATCCTGTGCGGGATGGCCCAATCGATGACGGCGCTCGTGCTGTTCCGTGCCCTGCAAGGAATCGGCGCCGGCGCGTTGAACCCGGTCTGCTTCACGATCGTCGGGGACATTTTCCCCGGCGAGAAACGCGCGCGCATGATGGGCGTGTTCGGCTCCGTCTGGTCCATCGCCGGACTTCTCGGTCCTTTGGTCGGAGGTTATTTCGTCGATCAGGTGTCCTGGCGCTGGATTTTCTACATCAACGTGCCGATCGGTATCGTCGCCGCAGTTCTCGTCGTCGGGTTCCTGCACGAAAATTTCGAACGCAAAAAGAAGAAAATCGACTACCTCGGCGCCCTTACGTTTACGGTCGCGCTTTCCTCGCTCATGTACGCGTTGCTTAGCGGAGGAGGGGACCACCCTTGGGATTCCGGCCTTATCATTGGCTTGTTCGCCGTCGCGGTCATTTTCGCCGCCTTGTTCCTGCTCGTCGAGAAATACGCGGAAGAGCCGATGGTGCCGCTGTCGATTTTCAAAATCCGCGTCCTGAACGTGGTGAACGTCAGCGGGTTCCTCGCCTTCAGCGTCACGACCGGCGTCACGATTTACGCGCCGATCTGGATCCAGTCGGTGCTCGGCCATTCTGCGACCAATTCCGGCTTTACGGTCATGCCGATGTCGCTGGCTTGGCCGCTGGCCGCCACGATCGTCGGAAGAATCATGTACCGCGTCGGCATCAAAGCCTCGGTGGTGTTCGGATCGGTCGCCGTGGTCGCCGCAGGCGCATGGCTGACCGGGCTGAACGTCGATTCCCCGTACGCCTTCTGGGTCGGCATCATGATCATTTTCGGCTTCGGCATGGGGTTCGTGTCGACGCCTCAGACGGTCATCGTCCAGTCGGTCGTCGGCTGGGAAATGCGGGGCGTCGCCAACGCCTCGAACTCCTTGATGCGCTCGCTCGGGCAGACCGTGGGCGTGGCGATTTTCGGAACGATCTTCAACCACTACGTGACTTCCGATCCGGGAACGATCCCGGAGCTCACCGCGGGCATGCATGCGGTATTCGTGCTGCTGTTCGCGATTACGGCCGCCAATTTGCTCACGATGGCGTTCCTGCCCTCCCACGGCCGGATCATGGAGCAGCAGAAGTCCCGTTAATCGCAAAGACACCCAAACGGCGAATCTTCGGATTCGTCGTTTTATTTGGCATTGAACTTTGGATTGGAATCCTTTATTATGGACAATACAGGTCTACAATAAGGATGATCAAAAGCGAGGTGAAAACATGCAATTCTCCAAAAGTACGGATTATGCCCTCCACGCCTTGATTCATCTGGGACACTCGGAGCGTTCCAGCAACGTCGGGATCAAGGAATTATCCGGGGCGCTTAACGTTTCCGAGAGTTATTTATCCAAAATCATGTCCAAGCTGAGGCAGGATGGAATCGTACGTGCCGTTCCGGGAGTTAACGGGGGTTACGAACTTGCGAGGCCGGCCGATCAGATTACCTTTCTGGATGTCATTCAAGTGATTGAAGGAAGACAGCAGTTATTCGAGTGTTCCAATTCGAATTCGCGGCAGCATCGGTTGTTGGCGGAAGAAGGGGGTGCGCAAGGGGATCAGCAACGTCCGATCAAAAACGAATGTTTGGTGGAGAAGGTCATGAACGGCGCGGAACAGCATCTGTACCAATACTTGCAAGAACATACGATTCAGTCGGTTTTGAATGAGGCATCCCAGCGGTCGAACCGCGAGGTAAACAAGAAGTGACGCACTTCTTGTATTCTAAATATGGATATTATAGATCTATGGAGGTTGTGACTTATGGAGAATAAAGAACTTCTCGATGTGGCCATTATTGGCGGCGGACCGGCTGGATTGAACGCGGCCCTGGTGCTTGGGAGGGCAAAGAAAAAAGCGGCGGTGATCGATGCGGGCCGTCCCCGAAACGCCGTGACTCGCGAAGTTCACGGGTTTCTTACGCGCGACGGGATCAGTCCGAGCGAGTTTCGGCGAATTGCGAAGGAAGAGATCGGTGCCTATCCCTCCGTATCTTTCGCGGCGGATACGGCGGTGTCCATCGCGGGAGCCGACGGCCGGTTTCGAGTGGAGACGGAGCAAGGACAAACGTTCGCAAGCAAAAAAATATTGTTTACCGTCGGCATGAAGGATCGGCCGCTTGACGTTCCGGGACTTGCGGAGGTATACGGGAAGAGCGCTTTCGTCTGCCCGTATTGCGACGGCTGGGAATTAAGGGATCAGCCGCTTGTCATCATCCATAAAGGAACTGAGCTAATGCACTTTGCTCCCGTCATATCCGGATGGACGAACCGATTTACCGTCTGCACGAACGGACCTGATGAACTGACGGATGCCGAACGTGAGGAACTCCTGCTGAATGGAGTGCCTCTTTACGACTCGCCGATCCGGCACATCGACTCTAGCGAAGGGATCGTTCGTCAAGTCATCCTGGAAGACGGGACGACCGTTCCATGTAGGGGCATCTTTTTCAAACCGAATCTGGTTATAGGATCGGACTTGCCGCAGACGATCGGTTGCGAGATTTCGGAATTCGGGGAGATCGTCGTCGATGAATTCGGTAAAACGAACATTCCGGGTGTATACAGTGCCGGCGATGCAGCATCGCGAATGCATCAGGCCATCGCTGCGGCTTCAAGGGGGGCGTTTGTCGCCGCGGTCATCAACGGTGCACTGAATACAGAGGCTTGGAGAAGAAACGAATGATCGATTTCATGCTCCGAATGACTTTTTTTGTTCCCGAAAATTCGAAAACCCGTTGACTTCGAGCCGGTACAGGGGGATAATGTACGCGTGTACATTTTGCAAACCACAAGAAAGAGCGGAACGATCCGATGACTACACGCAAAGAGGTGGCCGAGCTCGCCGGCGTTTCGGAGGCGACGGTATCGCGCGTCCTGAACGGCGTCGGGCCGATGAAGGAATCGACCCGCAAACGTGTCCTCGAGGCGGCCGAACGCCTCGGGTACCACCTGAACGCCGTCGCGTCGAGCTTCGCGAGGGGAAGAAGCGGAAACCTCGGCGTCGTCATGCCGCACGTGCCCAAGGTCCACTTGTTTTCGACGTACTACTTCTCCGAGCTCTTGAGCGGAATCGGGGGAGCGGTTCATGAGCGCGGCTACGGCTTGCTGCTGCTGTTCCGGAATCCGGCGGAAGTCTACGACTACGTTTCGTTGTTCCGAACGCTGCGGGTCGATGGCGCGATCGTGCTCGGAGCCAGCTCCCTCCCGTCCGAGATGGCGGGAATCCGCGAGGCCGCGGCGGAAGGATTGCCTTGCTGCGTCATGGACCAGCACTTCGCAGATATCCGCATCGGCACGGTCGCCGCGGACCACGTGGAGGGCGCTTACCGCGCGGTGAAGCACCTGCTCGGCAAGGGCTACAGGCGAATCGGATTCCTGAACGGCTCGCCCCAGTATTCCAACAGCGCGGACCGGTTGACCGGATACCGCAAGGCGCTGGCGGAGGCGGGCATCGAGCCGGACGATTCCCTGCTGTATGCGGGGAACTACAGTTGGACGAGCGGCAACGCCGCGGCGGAGAAAATCTACGCGGACTTGGACCGGCTGGACGCCTTGTTCGTGTCCAACGACCGGATGGCGATCGGCCTCATGAAGGGCCTTCGCGACCGCGGGTGTTCGCTGCCCGAGGATCTCGCGATCGTCGCTTACGACGATTCCGATGCCGCCCGGTTCAGCGAGCCGCCGCTGACGACGGTTCACGTGCCGTTTTACGACATGGGCAAGCTCGCGGCGGAGCGGGTGTTGGATCGCATTCTAGATGCCGCGGAAGGTGAACAGGAACCGATTTGCGACGTGCTCGAGCCCAGGCTCGTGGTCCGGAAGTCGTGCGGGACAACGAAGGAGGATTCGTTTTGAAAAAAGCGCTTATCGTATGGGGCGGTTGGGACGGCCATCAACCGAGAGAGGTTGCGGGCATTTTCCAGGAACTGCTCGAGAAGGAAGGATTCGAAGTCGAAGTATCGGACACCCTGCAGGCTTTCGCCGACGGGGAGAAGCTGAAGGGCCTCGATCTCATCATTCCGGTATGGACGATGGATAAAATCGATCAGAAGCTCGTGGACAACGTGTCCCAAGCGGTGCAGTCCGGCGTGGGATTGGCGGGCTGCCACGGCGGCATGTGCGACGCGTTCCGCGAGAACGTGGACTGGCAGTTCATGACAGGCGGCCAATGGGTTGCTCATCCCGGCAATGACGGCGTGGAGTACACGGTCAACGTATCGAACAGCTCCAGCCCATTAGTGGAGGGACTCGAGGATTTCACCGTGCGGAGCGAGCAATATTACATGCACGTCGACCCTGCGGTCGAAGTGCTCGCGACGACGCGCTTTCCGGTCGTGCCGGGGCCGCATTCACTCAACAAAGCGGTCGACATGCCGGTGGTTTGGACGAAACGCTGGGGAGTCGGCCGGGTGTATTACAACTCGCTCGGCCATCAGGCGAACATCGTGGAAATGCCGCCGGTGCTGGAACTCATGCGGCGGGGATTTCTCTGGGCCGCGCAAGGCAAACAATCCTGATCGGGGATCAATGAAGGAGACGGGAACCTTATGGAGAAACTGAAAGTCGGCATTATCGGAACGGGCAACATCAGCGGCATTTATTTTCAGAACGGCAAACGATTCGAGTCGATGGAAGTCGTCGCCTGCGCGGACATCGACGTCGAACGCGCGAAAGCGAAAGCGGCCGAGCACGGCGTGCGCGGATGCTCGGTAGACGAGCTGCTGGCAGATCCGGAAGTCCAAATGGTCATCAACCTGACGATTCCGCAGGCGCATGCCTCGGTCTGCATGAAAGCCCTTGAAGCGGGCAAACACGTTTACGTCGAGAAGCCGCTCTCCGTTACCCGCGAGGAAGGCAAACAGCTGCTGGAGCTTGCCGAGCGCAAGGGACTTCGCGTCGGCTGCGCGCCGGACACGTTCCTCGGCGGCGGCATACAGACGAGCATCAAGCTGATCGAAGACGGCTGGATCGGCACGCCGATCGGCGCCACGGCCTTCATGACCAGCAGCGGCCCGGAAAGCTGGCACCCGGCTCCGGAGTTCTTCTACCAAATCGGCGGCGGCCCTATGTTCGACATGGGACCGTACTATTTGACGGCGATGGTCGCCATGCTCGGCCCCATCACCCGCGTCACCGGCTCTGCGCGGATCTCCCATGCGGAGCGGACGATCACGAGCCAGCCGAAATTCGGGCAAGTCGTGAAGGTTGAAACGCCGACGCACATCGCGGGCGTACTCGACTTCGCTTCCGGTCCGGTGGGCACGCTGCTCACCAGCTTCGACATCGCGGGCGGCTCCACGCTTCCGCGCATCGAAGTGTACGGCAGCCAAGGCACGCTGCTGGTGCCGGATCCGAACACGTTCGGCGGCCCTGTGTCCGTCTGGCGCGCGGGATCCCGCGAGTGGTCGCAGATTCCGCTCACCCACGGCAAAGCGGAGAACGCCCGCGGCGTCGGCGCGGCGGACATGGCCAAAGCCATCCTGACCGGCCGCAAGCACCGCGCGAACGGCGCGATGGCTAACCACGTGCTCGAGGCGATGCACGGCTTCCACGATGCATCGGCGCAAGGCAAGCATTACATCATGCAAAGCACCTGCGAGAAGCCGGCTCCGCTGCCGCTCGGACTGGGCGACCACGAGCTGGACTGAGCCGCTAATTTAAAAAAGCTCCTCCCTTGCCAACAGGCGAAGGAGGAGCTTTCCGTCTATAAGGCCGGTTGTCATCTAACCTACGATTTCCTTGATTTTGACGGAACCGTCTTTGCTCAGGTCGATGAACTCGTCGTCGAGCGAGACGAGGGGGCTCGTCGGATAGTTCGGATTGATGAGCAAGATCCGGCCTTTCCGTTCATCGGAGAGAATGACTTCGCTGCCGATCTGCGCGGCCATCAGCCCGTTCAGGAAGGTCAGGCCGATCGCCGAATCGAAGCGGCCTTGGATGATTTGCTTGTGGATCTCGTGGATGACTTCGTAGAAAGCATACGCCTCCCTGTAGGGGCGCGCCGAAGTCATCGCTACGTACACGTCGGCCAGGGCGATGATTTTGCTTAAGGGGTCGATCTCGCTCCCTTTAATCCCTTGAGGGTAACCGCTGCCGTCTTCCCGCTCATGATGCTGCAGGGCGACCCGGGCGATGCGGGGGTCCACTCCTGACTCCAGAAGAAGCTCGTATCCCAGCATAGCGTGCTCTTTCATGATCTCCCGCTCGCTGGGGAGCAGCCTCTCCGGTTTCTTGAGCAAATAGGAGGGGAGTTTGACCGAGCCGATATCGTAGAGGCTGGCCGCCGAATTGAGCAAGGAAAGCTCCTTCTGGTCGAGGTGCAGCCATTTGCCCAGCATGGCGGACATGACGACGACGCCGATGCTCTGCTTGTAGCGGTAATCCGCCATCGACTTGAGATCCGCGAAGAGTTGGAACAGGTTGCGTTTACGGGCGGCCTCCATGATGACCGGGAGCACTTTCTCCTCGAGTTCGAGCAC contains:
- a CDS encoding Gfo/Idh/MocA family protein, with the translated sequence MEKLKVGIIGTGNISGIYFQNGKRFESMEVVACADIDVERAKAKAAEHGVRGCSVDELLADPEVQMVINLTIPQAHASVCMKALEAGKHVYVEKPLSVTREEGKQLLELAERKGLRVGCAPDTFLGGGIQTSIKLIEDGWIGTPIGATAFMTSSGPESWHPAPEFFYQIGGGPMFDMGPYYLTAMVAMLGPITRVTGSARISHAERTITSQPKFGQVVKVETPTHIAGVLDFASGPVGTLLTSFDIAGGSTLPRIEVYGSQGTLLVPDPNTFGGPVSVWRAGSREWSQIPLTHGKAENARGVGAADMAKAILTGRKHRANGAMANHVLEAMHGFHDASAQGKHYIMQSTCEKPAPLPLGLGDHELD
- a CDS encoding MDR family MFS transporter, with the protein product MTHTNVKMVTAGLLAALFIGALDVTVVATAMPKITEELQGMSLMSWVFSIYTLTTCVTTPIFGKLTDLFGRKMVFVIGIVFFVLGSILCGMAQSMTALVLFRALQGIGAGALNPVCFTIVGDIFPGEKRARMMGVFGSVWSIAGLLGPLVGGYFVDQVSWRWIFYINVPIGIVAAVLVVGFLHENFERKKKKIDYLGALTFTVALSSLMYALLSGGGDHPWDSGLIIGLFAVAVIFAALFLLVEKYAEEPMVPLSIFKIRVLNVVNVSGFLAFSVTTGVTIYAPIWIQSVLGHSATNSGFTVMPMSLAWPLAATIVGRIMYRVGIKASVVFGSVAVVAAGAWLTGLNVDSPYAFWVGIMIIFGFGMGFVSTPQTVIVQSVVGWEMRGVANASNSLMRSLGQTVGVAIFGTIFNHYVTSDPGTIPELTAGMHAVFVLLFAITAANLLTMAFLPSHGRIMEQQKSR
- a CDS encoding NAD(P)/FAD-dependent oxidoreductase; this translates as MENKELLDVAIIGGGPAGLNAALVLGRAKKKAAVIDAGRPRNAVTREVHGFLTRDGISPSEFRRIAKEEIGAYPSVSFAADTAVSIAGADGRFRVETEQGQTFASKKILFTVGMKDRPLDVPGLAEVYGKSAFVCPYCDGWELRDQPLVIIHKGTELMHFAPVISGWTNRFTVCTNGPDELTDAEREELLLNGVPLYDSPIRHIDSSEGIVRQVILEDGTTVPCRGIFFKPNLVIGSDLPQTIGCEISEFGEIVVDEFGKTNIPGVYSAGDAASRMHQAIAAASRGAFVAAVINGALNTEAWRRNE
- a CDS encoding LacI family DNA-binding transcriptional regulator, translating into MTTRKEVAELAGVSEATVSRVLNGVGPMKESTRKRVLEAAERLGYHLNAVASSFARGRSGNLGVVMPHVPKVHLFSTYYFSELLSGIGGAVHERGYGLLLLFRNPAEVYDYVSLFRTLRVDGAIVLGASSLPSEMAGIREAAAEGLPCCVMDQHFADIRIGTVAADHVEGAYRAVKHLLGKGYRRIGFLNGSPQYSNSADRLTGYRKALAEAGIEPDDSLLYAGNYSWTSGNAAAEKIYADLDRLDALFVSNDRMAIGLMKGLRDRGCSLPEDLAIVAYDDSDAARFSEPPLTTVHVPFYDMGKLAAERVLDRILDAAEGEQEPICDVLEPRLVVRKSCGTTKEDSF
- a CDS encoding nicotinate phosphoribosyltransferase gives rise to the protein MNDRHHLTLHTDKYQINMMYAHWVQGTLNQRAVFEAYFRKLPFGNGYAVFAGLERIVRYMQELRFEEEEIAYLRTQEENYREEFLEELRNFRFTGQLDMVPEGTIVFPNEPLIRVEARVFEAQLIETAMLNFMNYQTLIATKASRIKRAAPNDLLLEFGTRRAQEADAALWGARAAYIAGFHATSNLRAGMLFGIPVQGTHSHAWVQGHDDEEDAFRQYAEALPDQVTLLVDTYDTLRSGVPNAIRVAKLLEAQGKRMMAIRIDSGDLAYLSQRSREMLAEAGLPYVRIVASGDLDENIIFDLKAQNAKVDVWGVGTQLITAADQPALGGVYKLVAREKDGREEPVIKLSGNPEKVTNPGRKELYRLVNRKTGKAEAGYLAMTDEDDVRNGETIRVFDPVHPYLSKHLDDYEAVPLLTPIFADGKQVYELPSLEEIRAYHERQLELFWPQYMRKLNPEVFRVSLSEKLWQLKADLMKQHQQFGK
- a CDS encoding ThuA domain-containing protein, producing MKKALIVWGGWDGHQPREVAGIFQELLEKEGFEVEVSDTLQAFADGEKLKGLDLIIPVWTMDKIDQKLVDNVSQAVQSGVGLAGCHGGMCDAFRENVDWQFMTGGQWVAHPGNDGVEYTVNVSNSSSPLVEGLEDFTVRSEQYYMHVDPAVEVLATTRFPVVPGPHSLNKAVDMPVVWTKRWGVGRVYYNSLGHQANIVEMPPVLELMRRGFLWAAQGKQS
- a CDS encoding RrF2 family transcriptional regulator, with protein sequence MQFSKSTDYALHALIHLGHSERSSNVGIKELSGALNVSESYLSKIMSKLRQDGIVRAVPGVNGGYELARPADQITFLDVIQVIEGRQQLFECSNSNSRQHRLLAEEGGAQGDQQRPIKNECLVEKVMNGAEQHLYQYLQEHTIQSVLNEASQRSNREVNKK
- a CDS encoding acyltransferase family protein, producing MKQRLDYLDNLRTALTMLVVVFHTSIAYGAAGSWILEDVDKSEMTISVILLTIFTAVNQAYFMGLFFFLSSYFIPSSYDRKGPVRFLKDRFVRLGIPLAFYYFAIGPVTAWYARNRTEMGLGEYYRKYVWSFDSTFFGPAWFLEASIYFAILYVLYRLIARRPAEDRAPVPFPSTPKLLVAAVLLGLIAFAVRLAYPTGTGPLELQLGYFPSYILLFIVGIVAYRNGWLFNVPPRLRTVWKWIGVGAIPVLPVGLIAMGALDTGISVDGGANPQAFLYAMWEPFVCIGLVITLITWFQRRFADAGPFRKWLSAHAYTVFLIHPPIVVGWTIAFHGVALPPMVKWVIVSVLAVAVCFGAAGLIRMIPGARKML
- a CDS encoding HD-GYP domain-containing protein is translated as MRYDEYSHLGGKRVLHHVMDNKGLLLIPEGTVLTEHHIELMANFKVDVFDVIVQEVETGPANQAEVRELVNKTAARLQDIDHFVQANGTVPVLELEEKVLPVIMEAARKRNLFQLFADLKSMADYRYKQSIGVVVMSAMLGKWLHLDQKELSLLNSAASLYDIGSVKLPSYLLKKPERLLPSEREIMKEHAMLGYELLLESGVDPRIARVALQHHEREDGSGYPQGIKGSEIDPLSKIIALADVYVAMTSARPYREAYAFYEVIHEIHKQIIQGRFDSAIGLTFLNGLMAAQIGSEVILSDERKGRILLINPNYPTSPLVSLDDEFIDLSKDGSVKIKEIVG
- a CDS encoding sugar phosphate isomerase/epimerase family protein, translated to MRLGGQVYPERQDPESWVDAVRKAGFRAAVCPVNHEADGALIRAYRDAAAANDIFIAEVGAWSNPISADPEVRRQAMEYCAKQLALAEEIGAGCCVNIAGSRGEQWDGPHPDNFSDETFDLIVETVRGIIDQVNPSRTFFTLETMPWTYPDSADTYLALLRAIDRPAFAVHLDPVNMISSPRTYYRNGEMIRDFIAKLGPYIKNCHAKDIKLAGKLTVHLDEVLPGTGALDYRTFLTELGKLGPDTPLIIEHLATEQDYAAAAAFIRGTASELGISL